DNA from Variovorax sp. PBL-H6:
GCATAGGCGCCCATTGTTCTTGCCCGTGTACTGCGCCATCAGATCCAGGGCGAGCCTCATGGCGCTGGGCGCCAGAGCCTGCCATTCGGGCGATAGCAGCACGTCCTTGGGCATCGCGACGAACTCGTAGGGCAATTGCCCTTTCTTGTACTTGGATGCCATTCATTGCCCCGCCCCTTGCGGCTCACTCCGCAGCACATACAGGGCGGCTCGCGGATGGGGGTAGCTCTCGCGATCGATGACCGTCACCCGCACCGTTTCGATCACATAGCCGAAGCGGTCGCGCAGCTCCTTCACCCGCGCTGGCGCCTGGAAGATGCCGATCCGCCGCAGGTCTTCTGTGGTCTGAGGCCGGCGGCGCAGCGCCTCGAGGATGCGTTGCCGCTGTGCTTGACTATGCGAGGACCTCGGGTGAAACTCGCGCTGCATTCTGTTTTCGTTTTGAGCCTGAGCACCGTTGACGCGGTCCTCGGGTTTCTTTTTGTCGGTCATAGTTTGCTGCCCTCCATCCCATGGGTTGCGTGCGTGACTCCGCGTGACTCCGCGTGACAGGGCGGGTCAAGGCGATCGATCCACACGGAGACTTCCTCCAAAGAGCGAAGCTGCCTCGTGATGTGGCTCTTGGTCAGGACGTAGGCGGGCTGGCCGCGGTCGTCGTCGAGTTGCTGCAGCGTGGCCTCAATAAGGGCGGCGCGCGCCTGCTGCGTGGCGAAGGACTTGGCGTCAATCACGATGCCGCCTTCTGAGCGTCGCGCCAGGCAACTAGCTCGTTGAGCTGGAAAACCGTGACTTTGGGGCTCAGCTTGATCGGGCGGGGAAAGTCCGGGTTTTCGCGGACCCATCGCCAAATGGTCGTGTTGCTAACTCCAAGGAACTCGCGAGCTTTGGCGACTCGCAGGGAGCGTGAGACGGTTTGCAAAATTCAATCTCCTTCAAGACCCGCTTGCAGAATGCGTTGCGGCATGAGGTGGATTGAATTGGCTTCGGCCGTTACTTTGATCCGGTTTTCGTTGCCATCAAACTAAGGGCGGCTCGCTTTTCCTTGATGCTCGCTCGGACAATGACGGGGCCGCAGGGCAGGCCGTATGGCTTCTCTTTGAACTTACCCATGAACTCGACGAACCAAGATTCCTGCGCGGAGGGGGGAAGCTCGCCGAACTGCAAATAGAACGCATCGATCACATGGCCGGTGAACGACGCGGCGTTGAACTGTTCCGGCTTAGCTTGCCGGCTTGGCTTGAGACCAGCGCTCGCGAGTTCAGCGAGGACTTCAAGAGCCTGAACGAAGTCCCAGGTCAATGAAGGGATGGTCCGGTCGATGCCAGGCGCCCGGATGGTTGCAAGGACCGTCTTGGGCACCGAAGGCACGTCGTCCTTGTGCTTCAGGACCTCGCTGTGTAGATGCAGCCGGTCCCGGGTTTGTTGACTCACGACTGTCAACGTAGCGAGTAGTCGCCTGGCGTCAGCGGCGACCCGCCCGAGTTGCTCTTTTTCCTCGCCAAGGCCGATTTCCCAACCGTCTTCGAGAACGAACTGCAGCCATGCTGAGCAACGCTCCAGGAACGCTTCTGCATCGACCTCTTCGAGCTTGCCCTTGTTTACGAGCAGTCTTCGCAGCGTTCCCCTAAAGGCGCCAGGCAAAAAATCCGCCCGTACAAGGGCGCCCGTACCGTCGCCGATCGCGGGCTTGACTCTCTTGCTCATGCCTCTTCCGCTCGCTCTCGGCGCAGCATCTCGTCGGCCTGTTGGTAGGCCATCCGGCTGGCAGAGCGGATAGCCAGGGCGTACTCGTCTTTGTCCGCATTCAAGATCGTGTCGACGTGTTTGGTCCAGATGCCATTCAGGACCGCGACAGCGCAGGCGCGACGGAATGCCTTGTCACTGGCGCTGAGCTTAGGCATGGGAAGCCTCAATTCCGTCGTGTTGCAGGGTGGCGAGCTGGTCGGCCAAAAAGGACACCATCCCCCGTGCATAGGTCGGCCGCTCAAAGCAAGTGCCGAGAACATCGGAAATGAAGGTGCCGTCGGCCATCTCCCCGCAAAACGAAAGGCCCTGAAGTTGGCCGTCGCTTGCCAGCCGGTAGCTGGGAGGAAACAAGGCGGAGTTGGACCACCTTGTTTTCAGAAGGCTTGCTCGAGCGCTTATGCATTTGCGGCCTCCACGGATGCCCGCAGGCAAGCCATCAACCGCTCTTCTTGGGCGATGTGATCTTCGTTGTGGAGCCATGCCTCGGCAATTTCCGCCAAGTCCAGAGATACCGAGTAGCCCTCGCTTTCTGCGCGCAGACGCTCGGTAAGCACCATCACCAGACTGCGGGCGCGGTCGTAGTGCTGCCCGACCTCGGTGGCCATCTCGTGCGCCAACGAGGCGCGTGCGGACGGGCTTATCGACCGGTAGTGATCTACATCCTGGCGGTTGTCGGATGTAGTGCTTTTGGTTGTTGCGCTGTTGCGTGCGAGCGCGATAATTTGCTTCGTCATGGCTGTGCATCTCCTTCTACGTTGTGCACGGGTGTGATCGGCGGTCATGGTGGGTCAGATCACCATGGCCGCCACCTTTGCCTCACTTCCAAACCTCGCGATTCCGTGAGATTTGCCGCCGTGAGGCGCAGCGGGTCAACCGGTCCGCGCGTGCGGCACGACGTTTCCATTCTTCACCGGGGTATCGCAGAAGTCGGCCCAAGCCTGCATGAGCTGGAAGCGTTTTGCCAGCAGGTCTCCGCGCCGATAGGCAGCTTCGACCTTGCTCTCGATCGTGTGCGCCAGCGCCATCTCGGCGAGCTCGCGCGGGAAGTTGGTACGCTCGGCCGCCCAGTCGCGAAAGGTCGACCGGAAGCCGTGGGGAACTGCCTCAAGGCCCATGCGGCGCATGACGGCACTGATGCTCATGAGGCTCAGCGGCTTGCCCTTGGCGCCAGGGAACAGAAGAGGAACGCCCTCTTCCCCCTCAACCTTGGGTAGCGTCTCCAAGAGGCGGATGGCCTGTTTTGAAAGAGGCACGCGGTGCACCCTCTTTGCCTTCATGCGCTCAGCGGGTACGGTCCACAATCTGGCGCCCGTGTCGATCTCGTCCCACGTAGCGCCACGGACTTCCCCGGAGCGTGCAGCCGTCAAGATCAGGAACTCAAGCGCCCGCGCTCCCATGCCTTCCATCGTTCGAAGCGCCTCCAGGAACGCCGAGGCTTCGTCGACAGGGACGGCGGGATGGTGGTCGACCTTCGACACCTTGGAAGGCTTCGGCAGCAGCTGCTCAAGGTGGCCCTTCCACCTAGCCGGGTTGTCGCCCTCCCGGTAGCCGCGCACCGCGGCCCAGTCGAGCACCGCCTCAATGCGACCGCGGACGCGCGTGGCGGTTTCGGTCTTGGTCTTCCAAATCGGCTCGAGCACCTCAAGGACATGAGCGAGGGCGATGTCTCGCACCATTAACTCGCCGAGCACCGGCTCAGCGTAGGTCTTGAGAGTGTTCTCCCATTGCTGCCGATGCTTCGGGTTGTGCCACTCGTCGCCCTTAGCCTCAATGAACATCTTGGCGCAGTCTGCGAAGGTTTTCGCCTTGGCGTTCTCGGCCATCAAGAGCGCCCTCGCCTGCCGTCGCTGCTCTACTGGGTCGACGCCCTGCACGATCAGCTCACGAGACCGGCGCGCGGCCTCCTTGGCGCCCGCCAGCGTCACATCGGGAAAGCCGCCCAGGCCGATGTCCTTGCGCTTGCCGCCAACGAGCGAACGAAGCAGCCACGCGGCGTTGCCGTTGGACTTCACCAGCAGATGCAGGCCGGCGACGCCTCCGACTGCGTGCCGGCCGGGCTGCTTTGCCAGCCGGCTGACCTGCAGCGCTCCGAGTTCGACCGCCTTCTTGGGCATCCTTGTCCTTGTGGTATTGGTTCCCACAATACTAATCGGAACTGAGCGGCACCACAAGGCATGATGCGGTACTACATTTTTGGTGTTTTCCCTCTAAAGTTGACCTATTGCGGACCTGTGCGGCACTTACAAGCATCCTGAGTTCGGGGACGCCTGCTCCGCCACTCGACATTCAGGAAGCCCGCGAAAGCGGGCTTTTTTGCTTGTGCCGGCCGATACCTTTCAATCGCCCTGATTACCTGTTTCTTGTGCGCCTTATCCTACGGCGCCGCGGGCGGCTTGGGCAGGACCGCGCATGCTGCACCGCGTTAGGCTTTTGGCTTCACAGGCAAGAAAGCGTATGCCGCTCTCCACCTTCCTTGTCGAAGACAACAAGACGATCCGCGACAACCTGATCCCTGCCCTCGAGGACCTGGTCGGCGCCCAGGTCGTCGGCTATGCCGACAGCGAAAACGATGCGGCCATCTGGCTCGCCTCGCATGCCGGCGAGTGGCAGCTGGTCGTGGTCGACGTCTTCCTGAAGCAGGGCTCCGGCCTCGGTGTGCTGAGAACCTGCAGGAAGCGCAGCGCAATCCAGCGGGCGGTGGTCCTGAGCAACTACGTCAATGCCGACATACGGGCACGCTGCGCCGCCTTGGGGGCCGATGCCGTGTTCGACAAGTCGAGGGAGCTCGAGGCCTTCTTCGACTACTGCAACGACGCCAGCCGCAGCGCCATGTAAAAGGGGCCCCGAAGGACCCCTTTTTGTGCAGATGAAGCGGCTTGCTTCAGCTCGCGCCGCGCACCACGG
Protein-coding regions in this window:
- a CDS encoding helix-turn-helix domain-containing protein translates to MTDKKKPEDRVNGAQAQNENRMQREFHPRSSHSQAQRQRILEALRRRPQTTEDLRRIGIFQAPARVKELRDRFGYVIETVRVTVIDRESYPHPRAALYVLRSEPQGAGQ
- a CDS encoding helix-turn-helix transcriptional regulator, with the translated sequence MQTVSRSLRVAKAREFLGVSNTTIWRWVRENPDFPRPIKLSPKVTVFQLNELVAWRDAQKAAS
- a CDS encoding tyrosine-type recombinase/integrase — translated: MPKKAVELGALQVSRLAKQPGRHAVGGVAGLHLLVKSNGNAAWLLRSLVGGKRKDIGLGGFPDVTLAGAKEAARRSRELIVQGVDPVEQRRQARALLMAENAKAKTFADCAKMFIEAKGDEWHNPKHRQQWENTLKTYAEPVLGELMVRDIALAHVLEVLEPIWKTKTETATRVRGRIEAVLDWAAVRGYREGDNPARWKGHLEQLLPKPSKVSKVDHHPAVPVDEASAFLEALRTMEGMGARALEFLILTAARSGEVRGATWDEIDTGARLWTVPAERMKAKRVHRVPLSKQAIRLLETLPKVEGEEGVPLLFPGAKGKPLSLMSISAVMRRMGLEAVPHGFRSTFRDWAAERTNFPRELAEMALAHTIESKVEAAYRRGDLLAKRFQLMQAWADFCDTPVKNGNVVPHARTG
- a CDS encoding response regulator → MPLSTFLVEDNKTIRDNLIPALEDLVGAQVVGYADSENDAAIWLASHAGEWQLVVVDVFLKQGSGLGVLRTCRKRSAIQRAVVLSNYVNADIRARCAALGADAVFDKSRELEAFFDYCNDASRSAM